In Pongo abelii isolate AG06213 chromosome 5, NHGRI_mPonAbe1-v2.0_pri, whole genome shotgun sequence, a single genomic region encodes these proteins:
- the RHAG gene encoding ammonium transporter Rh type A has product MRFNFPLMAIVLEIAMIVLFGLFVEYEMDQTVLEQLSSTKSTDMGTFFELYPLFQDVHVMIFVGFGFLMTFLNKYGFGGVGINLLIAALGLQWGTIVQGILHSQGQKFNIGIKNMINADFSAATVLISFGAVLGKTSPTQMLIMTIIEIAFFAGNEYLVGEIFKASDIGASMTIHAFGAYFGLAVAGILYRSGLRRRHKNEESAYYSDLFAMIGTLFLWMFWPSFNSAIAEPGDKQCRAIVNTYFSLAACVLTAFAFSSLVEHRGKLNMVHIQNATLAGGVAVGTCADMAIHPFGSMIIGSIAGMVSVFGYKFLTPLFTTKLRIHDTCGVHNLHGLPGVVGGLASIVAVAMGASNTSMAMQAAALGSSIGTAVVGGLITGLILKLPFWGQPSDENCYDDSVYWEVPRLREPGNYFQGHGDHSQLEPEV; this is encoded by the exons ATGAGGTTCAACTTCCCTCTCATGGCCATAGTCCTGGAAATTGCCATGATTGTTTTATTTGGATTATTTGTTGAGTATGAAATGGACCAGACTGTTCTCGAGCAGCTCAGCAGCACCAAGTCAACAGACATGGGCACATTCTTTGAGTTATATCCTC TGTTCCAAGATGTACATGTTATGATATTTGTTGGGTTTGGCTTCCTCATGACCTTCCTGAATAAATATGGCTTCGGCGGTGTGGGTATCAACCTACTCATTGCTGCTTTGGGCCTCCAGTGGGGCACTATTGTACAGGGAATCCTGCACAGCCAGGGACAGAAATTTAACATTGGAATCAAAAA CATGATAAATGCAGACTTCAGTGCAGCCACAGTTCTGATATCTTTTGGAGCTGTCCTGGGAAAAACGAGCCCCACCCAAATGCTGATCATGACAATTATAGAAATTGCTTTTTTTGCTGGCAATGAATATCTGGTTGGTGAAATATTTAAG GCCTCTGACATTGGAGCATCAATGACGATCCATGCCTTTGGGGCCTACTTTGGCTTAGCTGTAGCAGGCATCTTGTATCGATCTGGACTGAGAAGGAGGCATAAAAATGAAGAGTCCGCGTACTACTCAGACTTGTTTGCAATGATTG GGACTCTCTTTCTATGGATGTTTTGGCCCAGCTTTAACTCGGCCATTGCTGAACCTGGAGACAAACAGTGCAGGGCCATTGTAAACACGTACTTCTCTCTCGCTGCCTGTGTGCTCACAGCCTTTGCCTTCTCCAGCCTAGTGGAGCACAGAGGCAAGCTCAACATG GTTCACATTCAGAATGCCACCCTTGCTGGAGGAGTTGCTGTGGGCACTTGTGCTGATATGGCAATTCACCCATTTGGTTCTATGATCATTGGGAGCATTGCAGGAATGGTCTCTGTGTTTGGATACAAGTTCCTGACT ccACTTTTTACTACTAAACTGAGGATCCATGATACATGTGGGGTCCATAACCTCCACGGCTTACCTGGTGTAGTGGGAGGCCTTGCAAGCATTGTGGCAGTAGCAATGGGTGCCTCCAACAC GTCTATGGCCATGCAGGCAGCTGCACTGGGTTCCTCTATCGGAACAGCAGTTGTTGGAGGTCTGATTACAG GTTTAATTCTAAAGTTGCCTTTCTGGGGACAGCCATCTGACGAGAACTGCTATGATGATTCTGTTTATTGGGAG gtCCCTAGGTTGAGAGAACCTGGCAATTATTTCCAAGGACATGGTGACCACAGCCAGCTGGAACCTGAAGTCTAA